From the genome of Streptomyces ficellus:
GACGTCACCTACGACTTCGTCGACGACGTCGTCCGCGAACTGGCCGCCCTCACCCCCGGCCGGTACCTCCACATCGGTGGCGACGAGGCGCACTCCACCAGCCACGAGGACTACGTCGCCTTCATGGACCGGGCGCAGGCCACCGTGGCGAAGTACGGCAAGACCGTCATCGGATGGCACCAGCTCACCGGCGCGAAGCCCGCGAAGGGTGCCCTCGCGCAGTACTGGGGCCTGGACCGCACCAGCGGCGCGGAGAAGGAGCGGGTGGCGAACGCGGCCCGCAACGGCACCGGGCTGGTCCTGTCGCCCGCCGACCGGCTCTACCTCGACATGAAGTACGACAAGAGCACCCCGCTCGGCCTGTCCTGGGCCGGGTACGTCGACGTCCGCCGGTCCTACGACTGGGACCCGGGCGCGTACTTCCCGGGCGTCCCGGCGAGCGCCGTCAAGGGCGTCGAGGCGCCGCTGTGGACCGAGACCGTCGTCACGAGCGCGCACATCGACACGATGGCGTTCCCGCGGCTCCTCGGCGCGGCCGAACTCGGCTGGTCCCCGGCCGCCACCCACGACTGGGAGACGTACAAGGAGCGGCTCGCGGGCCAGGGGCCGCGCCTGGAGGCACTCGGCGTCGGCTTCTACCGCTCGCCGCAGGTGCCCTGGCGCACGGAGTAGGGGAACGGGCCGGAAACGGAAAAGCCGGGGCGCCGGGCGGAGGACCGTACTCCGCTCAGCGCCCCGGCCGGCCCGGGATCACGCGAAGCGCGCGATGGGGTTGACCAGCGTGCCGACGAACTGCAGCGCGCCGGACGGGTCGGACAGGTCGACCATCTGCTTGTTGTTGCGCAGCTGGAGCCGGTTCAGGCACGACAGCGCGAACTCGTCCGCGAACATGTCGTACTGCTTGAACTTGTCCGCCAGCTCCGGCTTGGACTCCTGGTACGCCGTGACGCACGCGGCGACCGTCCGCCAGAAGTCGTCCTCGGCGAGCACGCCCTCGGCGGCGAGCGTCGCGCCCAGGAAACGGAAGAAGCAGTCGAAGACGTCCGTGAACACCGACAGCAGCTTGGTGTCCTCGGGAACGTCGACCCGGATGCGCTCCACCGCGGGCGGCAGCACCGCGTCCGGGTCCATCACCGCGATCTCCTCGGCGATGTCCTTGAAGATCGCGCGCTGGACGGCACCGTCCTCGATCACCAGGATCACGTTCTCGCCGTGCGGCATCCACACCAGGTCGTAGGCGTAGAAGGTGTGCAGGATCGGCAGCAGGTACGCGTCCAGGTAGCGGCGCAGCCACTCGGTGGGCGCGAGTCCCGACTCGGCGATCAGCGCGCCCGCGAACGACGCGCCCTCGTGGTCGGTGTGCAGCAGCGACGCCATGGTGGCCAGGCGCTGCCCCTCCTCGACCGTCGGCACCGGGCTCTCGCGCCACAGCGCGGCCAGCATCTTGCGGTACGGGGAGTACCGGTCGGTGGCGGCCTCGTACTCCAGGTGCCGGTAGCCGACCGCCGCGCGCTCGCGGATGATCGAGAAGCGGGCGGCCTTCAGGACGTCGTCGCCGGCGATCAGGTTCGCCAGCCAGTCGTTGATGGCCGGGGTGGCCTCCATGTACGCGGCGGAAAGGCCGCGCATGAAGCCCATGTTGAGGACCGAGATGGCCGTCTTGACGTAGTGCTTGGCCGGGTCGTTCGTGTTGA
Proteins encoded in this window:
- a CDS encoding IucA/IucC family protein; translation: MSPASAANPVDPANPVAHLTPERWAHANRLLVRKALAEFTHERLLTPEPLGDNRYRVLSDDGTTEYRFTADRYALDHWQVDADSISRHQGDQELPLDALRFVIELRGSLGLSDEILPVYLEEISSTLSGTAYKSAKPQVPAAELAKADFQAVETGMTEGHPCFVANNGRLGFGIDEYHAYAPEAANPVQLIWLAAHRDRTTFTAGAGIDYEAFVRAELGDATVDGFARTLADRGLDLADYLLVPVHPWQWWNKLSVTFAAEIAQQRLVLLGEGDDRYLAQQSIRTFFNTNDPAKHYVKTAISVLNMGFMRGLSAAYMEATPAINDWLANLIAGDDVLKAARFSIIRERAAVGYRHLEYEAATDRYSPYRKMLAALWRESPVPTVEEGQRLATMASLLHTDHEGASFAGALIAESGLAPTEWLRRYLDAYLLPILHTFYAYDLVWMPHGENVILVIEDGAVQRAIFKDIAEEIAVMDPDAVLPPAVERIRVDVPEDTKLLSVFTDVFDCFFRFLGATLAAEGVLAEDDFWRTVAACVTAYQESKPELADKFKQYDMFADEFALSCLNRLQLRNNKQMVDLSDPSGALQFVGTLVNPIARFA